One window of Suricata suricatta isolate VVHF042 chromosome 6, meerkat_22Aug2017_6uvM2_HiC, whole genome shotgun sequence genomic DNA carries:
- the BRD8 gene encoding bromodomain-containing protein 8 isoform X3, with translation MATGTGKHKLLSTGPTEPWSIREKLCLASSVMRSGDQNWVSVSRAIKPFAEPGRPPDWFSQKHCASQYSELLETTETPKRKRGEKGEVVETVEDVIVRKLTAERVEELKKVIKETQEKYRRLKRDAELIQAGHMDSRLDELCNDIVMKKKLEEEEAEVKRKATDAAYQARQAVKTPPRRLPTVMVRSPIDSASPGGDYPLGDLTAATMEEATSGVTPGTLPSTPVTSFPGIPDTLPPGSAPLEAPMTPVTDDSPQKKMLGHKATPPPSPLLSELLKKGSLLPTSPRLVNESEMAVASGHLNSTGVLLEVGGVLPMIHGGEMQQTPNTVAASPAASVSQPDTCVPMEAVGDPHTVTVSMDSSEISMIINSIKEECFRSGVAEASGGSKAPSIDGKEDLDLAEKMDIAVSYTGEELDFETVGDIIAIIEDKVDDHPEVLDVAAVEAALSFCEENDDPQSLPGPWEHPIQQERDKPVSLPASEMTVKQERLDFEETENKGIHELVDIREPSVEIKMEPTEPEQGISGPEIVAGVVPTTSMEPPELRSQDLDEEPRSIAPGEIVEADISSGKGDETPLTTVKTEASPESMLSPSHGSNPIEDPLEAETQHKFEMSDSLKEESGTIFGSQIKDAPGEDEEEDGVSEAASLEEAKEEDQGEGYLSEMDNEPPVSESDDGFSIHNATLQSHTLADSIPSSPASSQFSVCSEDQEAIQAQKIWKKAIMLVWRAAANHRYANVFLQPVTDDIAPGYHSIVQRPMDLSTIKKNIENGLIRSTAEFQRDIMLMFQNAVMYNSSDHDVYHMAVEMQRDVLEQIQQFLATQLIMQTSESGISAKSLRGRDSTRKQDSSEKDSVPMGSPAFLLSLFDGGTRGRRCAIEADMKMKK, from the exons ATGGCGACAGGAACGGGTA AACACAAGCTGCTGAGTACTGGCCCTACAGAGCCATGGTCCATCCGAGAGAAACTCTGTTTAGCCTCTTCGGTCATGAGGAGTGGAGATCAAAATTG GGTATCAGTTAGCAGAGCGATCAAGCCCTTTGCAGAACCTGGCCGCCCTCCAGACTGGTTCTCTCAAAAA cattgtgcTTCCCAATACTCAGAGCTTCTAGAGACCACTGAGACCCCAAA aCGGAAAAGAGGTGAAAAGGGAGAAGTGGTAGAAACTGTTGAAGATGTCATTGTTCGGAAATTGACTGCTGAACGAGTTGAGGAACTAAAGAAAGTGATAAAGGAAACCCAAGAAAAATATAG acGGCTGAAAAGAGATGCAGAACTAATTCAAGCTGGGCATATGGACAGCAGACTGGATGAGCTTTGCAATGACATTGTGAT gaaaaagaaattggaggaagaggaggctgaaGTAAAGAGGAAGGCTACAGATGCTGCATATCAAG ctCGTCAAGCAGTAAAAACACCCCCTCGGAGATTACCCACTGTGATGGTCCGCTCTCCTATAGATTCTGCCTCCCCAGGAGGTGATTATCCACTTGGAGACTTGACTGCAGCTACAATGGAAGAAGCCACCTCTGGA GTAACCCCTGGGACTTTGCCGAGTACCCCAGTCACCTCGTTTCCTGGGATTCCTGACACCCTTcctccaggctctgcaccctTAGAAGCCCCCATGACCCCAGTAACAGATGATTCACCCCAGAAAAAGATGCTTGGACACAAAGCaactccacccccctcccctctgctgtcAGAGCTCTTGAAGAAGGGCAGCCTCCTGCCTACTAGCCCCAGACTG GTCAATGAGAGTGAAATGGCCGTGGCTTCTGGCCACTTGAACAGTACAGGTGTCCTCCTGGAGGTAGGCGGGGTTCTTCCCATGATACATGGTGGGGAGATGCAGCAAACACCCAACACTGTTGCAGCCTCCCCTGCTGCCTCAG TGAGTCAGCCTGACACCTGTGTCCCCATGGAGGCTGTGGGGGATCCACATACTGTGACTGTTTCCATGGATAGCAGCGAAATCTCCATGATCATCAATTCTATCAAAGAAGAGTGTTTCCGATCAGGGGTAGCAGAGGCTTCTGGAGGATCAAAGGCTCCCAGCATAGATGGGAAGGAAGATTTAGATCTGGCTGAGAAGATGGATATTGCTGTGTCTTACACAGGTGAAGAACTGGACTTTGAGACAGTTGGAGACATCATTGCCATCATTGAAGACAAG GTAGATGATCATCCTGAAGTGCTGGATGTGGCAGCAGTAGAAGCGGCACTGTCATTCTGTGAAGAAAATGATGATCCCCAGTCCCTGCCTGGCCCTTGGGAGCACCCTATCCAGCAGGAGCGGGACAAGCCAGTATCTCTCCCTGCATCAGAGATGACAGTCAAGCAAGAAAGGCTGGACTTTgaggaaactgaaaacaaaggaaTCCATGAACTGGTGGACATCAGGGAACCCAGTGTTGAGATTAAAATGGAACCTACAGAACCAGAGCAAGGCATCTCAGGTCCTGAAATAGTAGCTGGAGTTGTTCCAACCACAAGTATGGAGCCACCAGAACTAAGAAGTCAGGACTTAGATGAGGAACCGAGAAGTATTGCCCCAGGAGAGATTGTTGAAGCAGATATTTCCAGTGGGAAAGGCGATGAGACTCCTCTTACAACTGTGAAGACAGAG GCATCCCCTGAAAGCATGTTGTCTCCATCACATGGCTCAAATCCCATTGAAGATCCTTTAGAGGCAGAGACTCAGCACAAGTTTGAAATGTCAG aCTCATTGAAAGAAGAATCAGGGACTATTTTTGGAAGCCAGATAAAG GATGCCCCaggtgaggatgaggaggaagatgGAGTCAGTGAAGCGGCCAGCCTAGAGGAGGCTAAGGAAGAAGATCAAGGAGAAGGCTATTTGTCAGAAATGGATAATGAACCCCCTGTAAGCGAGAGTGATGACGGCTTTAGCATACACAATGCTACGCTGCAGTCGCACACACTGGCAGACTCCATCCCCAGCAGCCCTGCTTCTTCACAGTT ctcTGTCTGTAGTGAGGATCAGGAAGCTATTCAGGCACAGAAAATCTGGAAGAAAGCTATCATGCTTGTATGGAGAGCTGCAGCTAATCATAG ATATGCCAATGTCTTCCTGCAGCCTGTTACAGATGATATAGCACCTGGCTATCATAGCATTGTACAGAG GCCTATGGATTTGTCaactattaagaaaaacattgaaaatggaCTGATCCGCAGCACAGCTGAATTTCAGCGTGACATTATGCTGATGTTCCAGAATGCAGTAATGTATAATAGCTCGGACCACGATGTCTATCATATGGCAGTGGAAATGCAGCGAGATGTCTTAGAGCAGATCCAG CAATTCCTCGCCACACAGTTGATTATGCAGACATCGGAGTCTGGGATCAGTGCTAAAAGTCTTCGAGGGAGAGATTCTACCCGCAAACAGGATTCTTCAGAGAAG GACAGTGTCCCCATGGgctctcctgccttccttctctctctcttt GATGGGGGAACCAGGGGGCGCCGCTGTGCCATTGAAGCAGATATGAAGATGAAAAAGTGA